One genomic region from Halococcus qingdaonensis encodes:
- a CDS encoding PIN domain-containing protein, with translation MLCTDSSFLIDYLTEAGGGPAADFLDAHDDESFYAPTIALFEIYCGPTGNGTVPVERIASLVDWLEPLPFTDAVAREAARIRRELRETSRSLGTADVLIAATTRQAGATLVTADSDFTTVDDLSVKTFR, from the coding sequence ATGCTCTGTACGGACAGTAGCTTCCTCATCGACTACCTGACCGAAGCCGGCGGCGGCCCGGCGGCGGACTTCCTCGACGCTCACGACGACGAGTCGTTTTACGCACCGACGATCGCGCTGTTCGAGATCTACTGCGGACCGACCGGCAATGGGACCGTTCCCGTCGAGCGCATCGCCAGCCTGGTCGACTGGCTCGAACCGCTCCCGTTCACCGATGCCGTGGCTCGCGAGGCAGCCCGAATCCGTCGTGAACTCCGCGAAACGAGCCGATCGCTCGGCACTGCTGACGTACTCATCGCCGCCACCACACGGCAGGCCGGTGCGACGCTCGTGACCGCCGATTCGGATTTCACGACGGTCGATGATCTCTCGGTGAAAACGTTTCGCTGA
- a CDS encoding transcription elongation factor Spt5 — MGMYAVKTTASQERTVADMIMEREADDIHAALAPDSLTSYVMVEADDHAILERVLDEIPHARNLVPGESSIAEVEHFLSPKPDVEGIAESDIVELVAGPFKGEKAQVQRIDEGKDQVTVELYEATVPIPVTVRGDQIRVLDSEER; from the coding sequence ATGGGGATGTACGCCGTCAAGACGACTGCGAGCCAGGAACGCACCGTCGCCGACATGATCATGGAGCGCGAGGCGGATGACATCCACGCCGCGCTCGCGCCCGATTCGCTGACGAGCTACGTGATGGTCGAGGCCGACGATCACGCGATCCTCGAACGCGTGCTCGACGAGATCCCCCACGCCCGCAACCTCGTCCCTGGCGAGTCCTCGATCGCCGAGGTCGAACACTTCCTCTCGCCGAAACCCGACGTCGAGGGGATCGCCGAGAGCGACATCGTCGAGCTCGTCGCCGGCCCGTTCAAGGGCGAGAAGGCGCAGGTCCAGCGCATCGACGAGGGCAAGGACCAGGTGACGGTCGAACTGTACGAGGCGACGGTCCCGATCCCCGTCACCGTTCGTGGCGACCAGATCCGCGTGCTGGACAGCGAGGAACGCTGA
- a CDS encoding protein translocase SEC61 complex subunit gamma: protein MDIKYDLSSYTRVLKLASTPSWEEFSRIALIAGAGIILIGIVGFLIFTVMSFLPGGV, encoded by the coding sequence ATGGACATCAAATACGACCTTTCGAGCTACACGCGCGTGTTGAAGCTCGCCAGCACGCCATCGTGGGAGGAGTTCTCGCGCATCGCGCTGATCGCGGGTGCGGGCATCATCCTCATCGGCATCGTCGGCTTCCTGATCTTCACGGTGATGAGCTTCCTCCCGGGGGGTGTCTGA
- a CDS encoding NosD domain-containing protein, whose protein sequence is MSNRRAIVAILVVVALGSATASVGIAGAQSTTGIDSCTTIDSSGSYTLTSNLSTESDDCLRITASHVTLDGNGHGVDGGSSGVGVVVTGPERLSDVTVRGMHTEGFTRGILFRNVDSGTIADSTAIGATEGITLLSTDDTTVTENTVRENALGIELRKASDNTIADNTANDNKYGLHIERASIGNRFVNDTATGNSLWDFYSDRFDPGTDSQTTVKNLDMGAVTADLSGTNVGVHAQGEPDSAPSGRTAVGTAVRTTDYGEGSNLSLSLHYDDASGVDESSLALWSSPNGDSWSKLDGSTVNTEANTVSADGVPHPATIGVFGRSENGTSNATAAAPQTATATATPTTTTAATATATATSTTTTAATATPGTASTTDPEATSIAAATTAVANASETSANGTTTSSTTGPGFGPVGGLLALCVAGLLAVRFGRRR, encoded by the coding sequence GTGTCGAACAGACGAGCGATAGTCGCAATTCTCGTCGTCGTGGCGCTCGGGAGTGCCACGGCGTCGGTCGGAATCGCCGGCGCGCAATCGACCACCGGCATCGACTCGTGTACGACGATCGACTCGTCGGGATCGTACACGCTCACGTCGAATCTCTCGACGGAGTCGGACGACTGCCTCCGGATCACGGCGAGTCACGTCACCCTCGACGGGAACGGTCACGGGGTCGACGGCGGCAGTTCCGGCGTCGGCGTCGTGGTCACGGGCCCCGAACGACTCTCGGACGTCACGGTTCGGGGAATGCACACGGAGGGGTTCACCCGCGGCATCCTCTTTCGGAACGTCGACAGCGGAACGATCGCGGACAGCACCGCGATCGGCGCGACCGAGGGGATCACGCTGCTCTCGACCGACGACACCACCGTGACGGAAAACACCGTTCGGGAGAACGCCCTCGGGATCGAACTTCGAAAAGCGAGCGACAACACGATCGCCGACAACACCGCGAACGACAACAAGTACGGCCTCCACATCGAGCGCGCGAGCATCGGCAATCGCTTCGTGAACGACACGGCGACGGGGAACTCGCTTTGGGATTTTTACTCCGATCGCTTCGATCCAGGAACCGATTCACAGACCACGGTGAAAAACCTCGACATGGGTGCGGTGACGGCCGATCTCTCGGGGACGAACGTCGGCGTACACGCACAGGGCGAGCCCGACAGCGCTCCGTCCGGCCGAACCGCCGTCGGGACAGCCGTCAGAACCACCGATTACGGTGAGGGATCGAACCTCTCACTCTCGCTGCATTACGACGACGCAAGTGGTGTGGACGAGTCCTCGCTGGCACTCTGGAGCAGTCCCAACGGCGACTCCTGGTCGAAGCTCGACGGCTCGACGGTGAACACCGAGGCGAACACCGTCTCGGCCGACGGCGTTCCCCATCCCGCGACGATCGGAGTCTTCGGTCGCTCGGAGAACGGAACGTCGAACGCTACAGCAGCCGCACCGCAGACCGCCACGGCGACGGCAACGCCGACCACGACGACGGCAGCCACCGCGACTGCAACGGCCACGTCGACCACAACGACCGCCGCAACCGCAACGCCAGGGACGGCATCGACGACGGATCCCGAGGCGACATCCATCGCCGCGGCTACGACGGCCGTGGCGAACGCCAGCGAGACGAGCGCGAACGGAACGACGACCTCATCGACCACCGGTCCGGGATTCGGTCCCGTTGGTGGACTGCTTGCGCTGTGTGTGGCCGGTTTGCTCGCCGTTCGGTTCGGGCGGCGTCGCTGA
- the ftsZ gene encoding cell division protein FtsZ, translating to MDSIIEDAIDEAENGHDEDERPAGERDAGAMTNEELAGVVEELKTQITVIGCGGAGSNTVTRMAKEGIHGAKLVAANTDAQHLVEQVQADTKILMGRDKTGGRGAGSVPKIGEEAARETIGDITETIEGSDMVFVTAGLGGGTGTGAAPVVAQAAQEAGALTIAIATIPFTAEGERRRANADAGLERLRAVSDTVIVVPNDRLLEYAPNLPLQDAFTICDRVLMRSVKGMTELITKPGLVNVDFADVRTVMENGGVAMIGLGESDSENKARDSIQSALRSPLLDVEFKGASSALVNVVGGPDMSIEEAEGVVEELYDRIDPDARIIWGASVDESFSGKMETMIVVTGVDSPQIYGRSDLASESGGQVDSEIDYVE from the coding sequence AGGAGCTCGCGGGCGTCGTCGAGGAACTCAAGACACAGATCACGGTGATCGGCTGTGGCGGGGCCGGCTCGAACACCGTCACCAGAATGGCGAAGGAGGGCATCCACGGCGCGAAGCTCGTCGCGGCCAACACGGACGCCCAGCATCTCGTCGAACAGGTGCAGGCCGACACGAAGATCCTGATGGGCCGTGACAAGACCGGCGGGCGCGGTGCCGGCTCGGTGCCCAAGATCGGCGAGGAGGCCGCCCGCGAGACGATCGGCGACATCACCGAGACGATCGAGGGCTCGGACATGGTGTTCGTCACGGCGGGTCTCGGCGGCGGGACGGGAACGGGCGCGGCCCCGGTCGTCGCCCAGGCCGCCCAGGAGGCCGGCGCGCTCACCATCGCCATCGCCACGATCCCCTTCACCGCGGAGGGCGAGCGCCGGCGCGCGAACGCCGACGCAGGGCTCGAACGACTCCGCGCGGTCTCGGATACCGTCATCGTCGTCCCGAACGACCGCCTGCTCGAATACGCGCCGAACCTCCCGCTGCAGGACGCCTTCACCATCTGTGATCGCGTGCTGATGCGCTCGGTGAAGGGGATGACCGAACTCATCACCAAACCCGGCCTGGTCAACGTGGACTTCGCTGACGTTCGCACCGTGATGGAGAACGGTGGCGTCGCGATGATCGGGCTCGGCGAATCCGACTCGGAGAACAAGGCGCGCGATTCGATCCAGTCGGCGCTGCGCTCGCCCCTCCTCGACGTGGAGTTCAAGGGTGCCAGCTCGGCGCTCGTCAACGTCGTCGGCGGTCCGGACATGTCGATCGAGGAGGCCGAGGGCGTCGTCGAGGAGCTCTACGACCGGATCGACCCCGACGCGCGCATCATCTGGGGCGCGTCCGTCGACGAGAGCTTCTCCGGGAAGATGGAGACGATGATCGTCGTCACGGGCGTCGACTCGCCGCAGATCTACGGCCGCTCGGATCTCGCCAGCGAATCCGGCGGGCAGGTCGACTCCGAGATCGACTACGTCGAATAA